AAATTGCTGCTATATAAGCAGCCTTTGTTGGTGAAACAGATATTAGTAAGAAGTAAACTTTATTTCGTGCTTTTCTGTTGCTGCTTTTTCTCATTATAATATTGTTCAACCCTCATTCTTTTGTATGTTTTGAGTTTTTGAAATTCCAACATCATTGGAAAAGTATAGTTTCTCCAAAAAATTGATCCAGATTGTACTTTGTAGGCTATAATATCAATGTCTAGAGAGAATTAAAGTGTTCTTTTACCGATATGATAGTAAGTTTGAATTGAAGACAACAATTATTTTACTGCTAAATCCTAAAGAGATTTTATATCAAAGCTCAGAATGAGTGGCAGTTTATAATTTACCAGGATTGGAAAAGCCTGGGAAAACCAACAGCAAAATTTaagaaaccaaaaaaattgAACTTGATTTGGTACAGGGTTAACTCTAATAAGAGTTGCCCTTCAAAAAGTATTTGTATGCCACTAAAAGCAGCAAGCACACGGTATTCTTTAGTAAAAGGCGAAAGAATAGTTCGCTCTGTGCTTACTGCATGGCTCCATGAATTTTTTATCCTTATTGCCTCCAATTATTATATGCAGGTTCAACTACTGGATTCTAACTTTAAACCCATGTGGGTGGGGCAATATATGAATAGCATAAATTGTATTGTACTAGattctacttttttttcttcaaaagttGTAATACCCCTACAAATTATTGCATCTTGCCGTGCCTAACACAGATTAATTCATGTTGGAATTGGCTTGACTACTTTGTTGTGCTCAAACTTCATCAGTTTTAAATAGGTTCAATTATCTCTTTGTTGAGTTTATATTATGGTAAATTACTACtattacatattaaatattttccaattttttgttttcccATGCCTTAAAAGATCAACATAGTTAGTAGAAAACAAACAGGATAGTCACATTTGACAGAGAAGCTCAGCTAAGCAACTACGACTTAGATAGATCTTTAGCCAAAAACTTGTCCCCACAAATCATTCTTgatgagaaaaaaagaaaaagaagtaaaagcACATGTTCATTTCTAGAACATCCCTGCATATGGCAAAAAGACTAGAATCCACAAATGTGCCTAGATCACAACAATTCTCATTAATCCATTATAACATTTcagatttcttttattaatttattcatgtGTTTATAAATTATGTAGACATTCATGGAAAATCCTTAATTACTGAAGTAATGCTAATCCCATGTCATTTTAGAGCAGCCCTTCCAATAATCAGCGTCTACCACTAGTATTTAGTTTCAGTTAAATGCAAGTGGCACACGCTAATAGTAATTTTACAATCCAACGGCTCTTGAATCTTTTGTTCAATGGATATTAAAGAACTAATATGACTAAAatatcaagaaaacaaagttGAATGAAACCATGAAAGATGTGCAAAACACAAACTTCAAAACGTAATTAACATAAAGTGTTAATATTCTATGGTgattatactaatttaatcTGGATTTTGGTAGATTATAACATTTCTTATCTCTACTTCTCATCTCCatgattttcttaaatagTTTTTGAATATGAATCGGTCCCTTCAATTAAGTGACAGCTAACATTTTGAGTTAAAAATTGTAAGGCTTTACCCCAAAGGGAGCCCTTCCAGAAATTCTCGAAGGCCTAAGATGTTCCTAGGCCTAAGAGGGGGTTTGGAAATAGTTTTCAACCAGCAATAGACGCGCCTCGGTTAGAACCTCACTAGCTGCGTCATTGCCCCAAGCGCAAAGAAGCCTTTTTGGTGCATTCCACTAGTCTTCTATAGCAAGCATCTAGGATTCTTATTGTTCTCTGCACCCAATGTGGGACTTCTCTAACCTAATATTTCAATTCTAGCTCTCCCTCTTTGCACTATTGACATTATTTACTCAAGAGTTACTAGTTAAGCTTtttgttcaaatttttatcttaACTAGTTAGCATATCGTCAACATTTTCTGGAATTTAAGACCTGAGAGTTGGATGAACAAGATAACCATTTGTTCTACATGTGTTCTTGAGGTGGTgatgtaaaaatattatatgaacCATGATTTCCTAAATCAAAgcacaaaaatttaaataaaatcttttatcatCAACCCATCCATCCATTGgatttttgaaaatcaatcttTTTAAAGCGTCAAGCTCCATCTGATTCATTAAAAGCTTTTAGTAGCAAAATGTAAGCAAGAACttcctatgaaaaaaaaaaacattaggATTTAGATAAAAGAATTGATCCTAATCATCACAGTTGATCATTATGTTTGAGAGGCGAATGCAGGCCCTCAATACCACAGATTATTATACGTAAGCTCTGCTTAGGCTATGGACCTTCTTCTTGATGGTCCTATTGAGGTATGTTTAGAGGTTGCTATTTGCTTCCTATTTACACGTCTTGATTGTAGCATGAAAGCATCCAAAATATGTTATGTATATGTATACAAACAACCCTTAAACTTGGTCCATTTGTTGTATATGTACGATGCATTGTTTCTGAGGGGGAAGAAGTGCAGATGTTGTCGATCCTTGTCTCAACTGTTTGCATACCTATTGAATCTGTAACATGACTAGATTGCATTTACATGCGtcattgatttattatttcatcAAGACATGAGACTGTATTCTCCATCATTTTATGTTCAAACATGAAAGCTACACACATTCATGGAAGACGTTCAGCTCCTAAACTGTCTTGTTTCATTTTAGATGGTAACTCAACTAAAGTCAATCAGCTATATTCACAAAACACATTTTGCAGAaccattaaaagaaataacatacAATATACAGAGCTGAAGGAATTCACCTTTCCTTATGAGCTTTTTCGTATTTCATGCAAGAGAccttttatttcaaagatCCCAAGGTACCACACATCAAAACTTTGACAGGAATTGAGAGGGGCCGCGCGAACGCAGGCCCCCACTACCACAAATTACGACGTAGGCTCTCCCAACTTGGGGAGACCTTAGGCTAGCACCCCTCCCAAGTGCAATGGAGGCCACTAACCTAGGCCATAGGCCTTCTTGATAACCCATTGACCCCGTCCAGGTAAGTATGTTTTCCAATCTCATGCGCTTCTCATTTGTACATGTGCCTGCATTTCCTTTTGCTATCCTCTTTCAATGTGGGAATTAAAGTAGTTGACACTAACAAAATTGGGTGCGTTGTCTTAAGTTGGTCTTTTTGAACCATTGAACTATAATTTGAGTTACTCTGTCTTTGGAAGACCATATTCCAACCATACAACAAAATATATCTCTCCTGTTTGGTTTTAGTCTTAAGCAAGGACTAACTAGTTTGTCAACTGTTTTCATTCTTCTCTTGTTATATCAGGAAACATTGTTCCAAGAAAATGGCTAGAAGGATGGACTTTATTCTATGCATTTTAGAGACTACAAGGCATGTGCTGCTTCAACTATGCATGAATTAGTTAAGGTAAACTGAAAGTAATTATCTACGCAAAAGTCTTATCAGcaaatttaaaaggaaataaattctttgtatatttttaatgaaaacaGTATGAGTTTTAAATCGAAGTTTACATGAAAAGACAATTTTTTaactgtttttatttaattaaacttCAACAGAATTAAAATCCGTCAATTTAAAAACACTCCATTAGTAATAGGCCAAAGTTTATAAATGGATTTATCTAATGCTAAAAGAGTGTTTAAAACATATTGACAAAACTCAAAAGATACAAATTATCCATCTGTACATACATACAGCAAGTCAGgtattttgtattttgtttTAGTTCAAGTGCTACTCCCATctgatttttatgttttactttttcagTTCTGTGTTTAAGATAAAAggattttacatttttttcaGTTGAGACTCAGactttttctcattttgatatatattaacaATTGTTTTACCAATTTTGgataatttctaaaatcattATCAATTTGGAGtagtcaatttttttaaaaaaaatatacctcttattACTTAGTCTAGAGTCAAGTAATGAGTGATTGGTGGGACATTTTAAGTGGGGagagcttctttttctttttaccacTTTGGCCTACTAAGTGTTGAGCTATTAACACTTGAATACCTCTTGTTTAGATATTAAGGTAAATGATCATTCATAAGAGTGTTCATGATTCGTTTTGAACAAATATTTCTAGTCAAACTAATAAAATCGATTTTCCCATATGTCGACTCCTAATCAAATTAAGAAACAGTTTAAATTTGGTTTCCATGGTTGATTagacaaaaatattatataaacaagtaaaaaaaaaattaaataatcaaagaaAGCCAATGAAGCATAAAACATGCTACTATAAAAAGGGTGCAAATTCCGAATAGTATACTTGAAAAATCTGCAAGAATAAAACGATGAAGTGATGAAAAGCCTTGTTATGGTTAAAAAgttgaattgtttttgttataaaaataaaatattaaattcattagATAGTTAGATGGTGCAGTCTAAAAACCAAAAGAACTATTAAAGTAATATTATGtatctcaaaaataaaattgtttattatattattgtatcaATTcgattttaatgaattttcattttcttaattcaAAACCATCTGTGAAACAATCTAAACCATAATTTTTGGATTGGATTTgatgaaatcaatttaatttggcTATTTCTGTCATAGATCTTTTTCTTACTCATCCTAATCCaaaactcaattaattaaaaaatattaatttggtCCTTAAACAATATCAAGTGGCccacttaataaaaatttagtccttttaatcaaaatttagatttaattttaattcaattagtGTCTTTAACTTATTTGTCaaccattaattaatttgatctCAACATTATACTATTTAAAACTACTAAAATAAGTATAATtgaatcattttttataatcttcatgctaaattattttaaaatatttaataagctaatagaaaatagaaaatattaaagttatcagattttataatctttatcaatataatagaataccaaatatattaacttcataaatattttaaaatagaaaaagattagtatgaaattaataatagtTGTATAAACATTCTCTAAAATGcctaagtttttattttattgatataaaaataatttaattatacttgATTAGGccttagaattaaattaagcttagaaatttaaaattttagtttaagttgataacaaaacatttttataaaatttgatatataaatattaagtagCAAACAGAATTTGTTTTTCAATCAAGTAAATTGACTAACAGTAAAATCTAAATCTAACTATAAGACTAATACATTCGCATCAAAATCCAATCATCATTTCATTTTTGCgttcaaataaaagatattgaaaCATTAGTATTAACATCATCGTAATTTGCTCTAAAggctttcttttgtttaaagtaAGGATTTAGCACATTTTTAGTAATTCTCCTATTTGGGCCTCACAAAAACCAGCAATAGATTTATTATctaatgatataaaaaaatggttATTTTATATcgcataataaataaaaaagataatgaaaagagataaaaaaataatacaagaaTTAAAGATATAATTGAACACTGTTTACGTATTGCATATGGCTTTacagtataatttatttatttttttatcgaataaaaatagagtttatcaaatgtaatatttatatataatgaatattaaattaaatttttatacattaatatataatatatatatttagtataatgCATTGTTCAAATCTATTTATTCTTGTTTTCAGAAACCACACTATATTCATTAATCTAAAATTGAAGCAGAAAAAGAGGATTTCGGCAGATCTCACTGCTGAAAAGGGCATTGCATCAGCTAAAATCATATCAAAATTCCAAGAGATTGAACTAGTATTGGTAGAGGGTTATCTCTAGTAAGAGTGACCCTTCCAAAAATAATCATATGCCACTAAAAGCAGGCAAGCACACGGTATTCTTTAGTAAAAGGCGAAAGAATAGTTCGCTTTGTGCTTACTGCATGGCTTTGTgtcttcttattcttattgCCTTCAGTTTTTATATACAGGTTTAAATAATGGGTTCTACCTTTATACCAATGTGGGTTGAGCCATTTCATGAATAGCAAAACTTAGTAACTGTATTCTACCGGCAGTTTctacttcttttcttataaattcTTGTGGCTTGCCATGCCAAACACAGAATAATTCTTAGCGAAATTGGCTTCACAATTTCTTTACTGTACTCAAATTTATCAGTTTTAATTACGTCTTCCTTGTCTCTCTTTGTTGTCTTTAAACTTATGGTCAGTTATGACATATTATGTACTCTCAATAATGTTCTATTTCCCTTGTGCTGAAAGATCAACATATTTGTCCAGAAACCATTTTAGAATTTACcctttgaaaaaaaaaagttaagaaaattaatagctaaaacaaaaaagatgaGTCACCGCTCCTGTGTTGGTAGTTGGACATACCGTAGCTGtattaaagtaatttttaatagcTATAGCATAAGATTTCCAGTGAATACTACTACTTATAAAGAGCTTATGATTAAtccatataattttatatacatctTTTTAGGATTGTGTTTACAATTAATAAGAATGATAAGATACTGGTTTagtatattttagaattttgagaatttaaaatacttttattttaatttgacatataattttttttacgtaactttatttttaaaatttttttaatttaatttcttacttataaaaaaataatatgtatatatgagtattttatattttattattgaataattgacacacattttatcatttaaaactaTTCTTTTACACACCAAacctaaacaaaataaattctcaaagttataatttcaaaagaaattaagagtTTAACTTCTTAAAAACTGTGCATTTAAGAAGTtacaatatatttaaaatctaaaattaaaaattactttaaaaaacAGTTGAATTAAGCTGATCTAAATAAGTCAGACTTACTGAAGATTAAAATGTTGGTTACTTATAGAACACCATGGGTGTAAGTGTATATTAAGATCAACCTCAAGGACGTCTTAGTAATCAAGCCAACTTTAGATACAGGGTGACGTGAGAGAGAGAAACTCATTGTCCCGAGTATTTCCTGGTTTTACTATAGGAAAAAGTACATTTTTTATCCCTAAACTATTGTTCCGCACAAATAAGTTATGAAAGTTTACGAAGTTTGTAGTCTAAGCCCCTCTCATACATACATGGTGTGTTTGGCATTGaagttgaaaaaataaattttaattttaattttatattattcttgaattttaaatttctttttttgtaaaaagtggataaattgatatttttttaaaaatgagtttgaaaagaataatttataaaaattaatatattaaattaaataattataaaccTACTTTTTCAacatctaataaaaaatttcaaatatactcttagtatataaataaaaggagctatttaaaaagaataaactacCATATCTCGAACTTGAGACTTCAACCTTCAACAGTAAACACCTGACGACCGCACCAAAGTTTGGTGGTTAGTTATTTAAAGTTGATGTCccatttctttttactttcttaAAAGTAGGATCTGTCATAAATGCCACATTAaccaaatatttatttttctttctttctctctctctctctctctctcaaccTGCCGAACAATTTGGATAGCTATTTATACGAAATTTAGATAAGTGTATTTGAAGATAATTAGTGTTAATATACATTAAAATGTGGTACTTTATTGAATCTTATACAAAGCACAATGAACTCATCCAAAGTGATGATGATTGCAATAAGTATTGGCATTTATTCTCTTCATTAATTTATCAAGTGGGCAAGCTTTGCAATAGGAGAGGCACTGCCGGTGAGGATCACGAGTCATAGAGATACAGTCCTCTAAGAAATCCTCCCTCAGGAGGCCCTCTGATGTATATGCAAACTTATCTCCAGTTTCAGCAGCACAAACACAAACTGTTGTTGAGGACAGACAATCACCAATACATGTAGAACAGCAATCTTCAGctataatttgagaaagagTGAACTTCACATGAGCATCTTGAAAAATCAGGTTTTCAGGAATGTAGTTAAAAGATGAAGGACACTCATTGTTGATTTCATTTAACCATGAGATCTCAACCAACTCTTCGCCCTTAGTTATGTCATTACAATCATGAATAGATCTTATCTCTTCAGAAGTGAGTTGATGCTGTGGAACAACCACCAAACTATGTGATTTGGGGTCTCTCAACTCATGTCCTCTGTCAATTTCAACAGAACCATTGGCACTAGTGTGTGTACCCTCAGTGAAGGATTGTAGTTGCCTTGCAATCTGATGTACAGACACCTCAGTACAACTACGTGCATCAATTGATCCATTACCCAAACCACAGCAGGCAGCTGATTTCTTCAATACATCAACAGTTGTTGTTACATTCATTAACCTTTCCTGCGATTCATGAGAGGAATCAGTTCCCAATTCCAGGAAGCACTCACACATATCTTTCAGCATTTGCAAGACAGAAAAATTAGGATCAAGAATTTTATATGACCGGAGACATTTCTCCTGCATCGATTTCAGAAATTCATCTTGACTAGGCATATGAAAATTTGGTCTTCCAAGCATAGAGTCGCAGCTCAAAGAAATCTTCACCTCTCCCAATGATGAGGAGGCAACCTCTAAGTTAGCAGGAGATCCATCTTGAACAGCTGCAAGCTCAGAGTTGATTCGTTTTTCACTTGATGACGCTCGAAGACTATCACATCCATTTTCTTCTGCTCCACTATGGGATGCAGGAGACTCCTGATCATCCGGCTTTCCTTGTGACAGACTCATAACAGTAGAATCtgtaaatattacaaaaccaAATCAAAATACTGAAAAGGCACAAATTGCATTTCGACGTTCAAATATTCTACAGAAGGAAACTAGTAATAGGAACCTGCTTAGTGACAGGTTCAACCTCCAACACAGTGAGAGTAACAGAATGAATTCTTGCAGCAGCATGTAATACCTCATCATTAcctcattattttttaaatatcattgCCCAAGAATTATCGGTTCCACACGAACAGAAATGGTTTACCTGGCTGGATCATTGCAAGAGGTGGCTGGATCATTGCAAGAGGAGCCTCTAGGTCTGTGGGAGGCAAGTCGTCAGTAAAAGGCTCATCTTTAGGCTTAATTAAAGCATAAGATTCAGGCATCTTTTGTTTGCCTCGATCAACTACAGGATCTCTAATCTGCACTGCATGAGATGGTCTCTCCACAGAAGGTCTCTTTTCTTCGGAAGCAACATGAGGCAACATAGGTTCTTTTCCCTTGTATGAGTGCCGCACCTGAGGTGACTGTGAATAATGATTCTGGGTTGAAACAGACCCATGTTGAGACTTTCTCATATCTGGTGATCTTTGCAGAGAATTTGTGCCCCGTACTGCTTCTTCCTCTACTTTAGGCTTTTTCAATGGAGGTCCACCTGCTATCAGATTACAGTTATTAGGAGATGCAGAAGCTTGCTCTTCTTGGCCTCTTGACCGCAGTCGTTTAAGTGGCTGTTCAGGTTCATCATGCACCTCAGCTTCTTCCCCAAAATTTGGTCCCTGTTAGTTAGAAACAGATATTTCAGATATAGCTAAAAACAAAAGACTGATATCAAACGAACACAGCAGAATAAAAAGGCAGCAAAACATAAGATAAAACAAGTAACAAAATGGAATTTCACCTtggaatcatcatcatcaaatatGGCATCAGCTAGAACTctataattttcttcttcaataaGTTCCCagtttttatcatataatttcaGAAGCTTCTTTAGAACTGGTTTCACTTTATCTTCATTTATACCAATAGCCTTCATTGCACGAAAGGCACTCACAACTCTGGGATTTGGTGCCATTACTCAATAGTAGTTAACTAGGCTTGCAAGAAAATCACAAACATCACCTACATGTTCCCATATTCGTGATAAAAGGGAGATTAAAAAAAGCAAGTGTAAACAAGCAAATTAAAACGCAAAGGTATTAAAGCTAAATCTCCAACACCCCATTGAAACAAGAACCTAAATTAAGAATAGGCACCATTACTTTGCATAAAATAACTTGACtttgtaaaagaaagaaagaacaattCTGTACAAAGCATTTCTTTCGAAAGGATTTACCTTTAAGCAAATGAAGCCTaaagtgaaaaatatatcAGCAGAATTCACAATTAATGACAATAATTAGCTCACAAATAACACCTTTAGAAGTATTGACAAAAACATAGAGCTTAGTTACACTTCGAAACGCAAAGTATCTTAAGTCAACAATCTGTTAGGCTCTTTCTGTATCAACAAACCTAACACACAGTAAGACACTAGGAGAGATATACAAATACATAAATACGCCATCAAAACTTAAACATCAATTTGAATAAAACAAGAATCCCCCAAATGACACTTCGAAAACGTAAAAGccataattttaatcaaagttTACTCGCTACACGAGTCACGTGTCAAGTAAAGCTAAAAAAGACTCGAGCACCAACATGCAGCTTAGTTTCCCCTGTTCGACCTTGCTTCCCTACGTTTTCTCGGCAACCAAGCAGAAATTCaagcaacaaaaagaaaattgaaaatgacgAAAACGAAAACCTAACAAGCACAATGTgtattattgaatatttaaaaaagaaaggtaaCAATGTGGAGAAGGCGAACGAGATAGCTTTTCGATTTCCGATCATGTAAAGAggtatttgaaaaataagcTCACCGGCACAGACAGTGAGTTGCTTTTCGGAGTGAACTATTGTTTTGACTCAGTTGAGTTATAAGGCGCATAAAAGAAAGggttaaaactcattaaattttagagattaattattttgacatccctcGGATTAGGTCTAATATACAATTCTGTtcttactattttaaaattagacaCTGTAGTCCTTCTTCTCTTAGTTCTacttaaaattcaataatgggtaaagaaaatttaaattgaatgttCAAATTTGTTAATCCTTTATACTTAGGGACCTGGAAGAAAcaatattgatattttagatcacttcaaaatgatattataattttaattagagcTAATTTACtgtattttttcaaattaatttttaaacattttgaaaaaatatcttctcaaagttataatttcaaaagaaattaagggTTTAACTTCTTAAAAACTGtgcatttaaaattttacaaaatatatttaaaatctaaaattaaaaattactttcaAACACAGTTGTATTAAACTGATCTAAATAAGTCAGACTTACGGGAGATTAAAATGTTGGTTACTTATAGAACACCAGGGGTGTAAGTATATATTAAGATCAACCTCAAGGACGTCTTAGTAATCAAGCCAACTTTAGATACAGGGTGACGTGAGAGAGAGAAACTCATTGTCCCGAGTATTTCCTGGTTTTACTATAGGAAAAAGTACATTTTTTATCCCTAAACTATTGTTCCGCACAAATAAGTTATGAAAGTTTACGAAGTTTGTAGTCTAAGCCCCTCTCATACATACATGGTGTGTTTGGCATTGaagttgaaaaaataaattttaattttaattttatattattcttgaattttaaatttctttttttgtaaaaaatggataaattgatatttttttaaaaatgagtttgaaaataataatttataaaaattaatatattaaattaaattattataaacctACTTTTTCAACATCtaacaaaaaatttcaaatacaCTCTtcatatatgaataaaaaggagttatttaattttttttcttttaacgaCAGATATGGATAACATGTTAGTTGTTAAGTTAGAGGAAATGGagaaacttattttataaCGTGGGAAATAAATTACCTATCTCGAACTTGAGACTTCAACATCCAACAGTAAGCACCGACCGCACTAAAATTTGGTGGTTAGTTATTTAAAGCTGACGTCccatttctttttactttcttgAAAGTAGGATCCATCATAAATGCCATATTAaccaaatatttatttttctttatttctttctctttctacGTGCCGAACAATTTGGATAGCTATTTATACGAAATTTAGATAAGTGTATTTGAAGATAATTAGTGCTAATATACATTAAAATGTGGTACTTTGTTGAATCTTATACAAAGCGCAATGAATTATTCCCAAGTGATGATGATTGCAATAAATATTGGCatttattctctttattaatttatcgaaCCAATATATAGCCATTTTATGTGAGATGACTCAACGAGAGAGAAAGACAAATCGCTGCTTAATAAATAACACCTTATAACATGATAATACATGAGAGTTtgtgaaaattaaatagaaaaaaaatataacaccaaaatttgataattttggaCAAGTATTacataatcaattttattagtatatcaCGAGATGTTAACATCATTGGAGGCTATTGCAATTGACATTGTTGTTTGAAAATGAGACACGTGACAATAATCAAATCTTTCAGTGGCACTCTGGTATTGACTTTAGTTGGGAGCAACCATAAATGACATTACTCTTTTTATTACTGCACTAACATTACTATTTCATTACTGAAATTGCcaacaataacaaaaaaaaaaaaaggttactAATGACATTAGTGCACTAACATTACAGTTATTATAATTTcctttgtatttttttctacaacaaagaaaaagataatcgATGGTAAAAATCAAGTAATTAATGACGAGATCGTTGAATGaggcaagaaaaagaaaaagaaaagaaatagagtgGCGAAAGAGGGTAGTACGAGATAGGTGAGAACATATGAATAGTTGGGTGGATGACAGGAGCAGCTTTTGATGATGGCAATAAGGGCGACGCCAGATTTGCGACGATGCAATGACCACTATACAATACCAAATATAACAATGATGATATAAATAAGACCCGGTGTTGACAATGCAAATTACAAAATGTTGTGCTACTAAGAGGTGGTGATGGTTGTATACATGGTTGTGggttttaaaatatgagatgTGAGAGAAATGAGAGTGAttgttttgttgttagttGCAATAGACCGTTATATTATGcattattattctaattaaacgTCAAGTTGAGCGAGACATATGTTTAACgttcttttgaatttaaagATGTAATTGCacctaaaaataatttcag
The sequence above is drawn from the Ricinus communis isolate WT05 ecotype wild-type chromosome 7, ASM1957865v1, whole genome shotgun sequence genome and encodes:
- the LOC125368612 gene encoding probable inactive histone-lysine N-methyltransferase SUVR2 translates to MAPNPRVVSAFRAMKAIGINEDKVKPVLKKLLKLYDKNWELIEEENYRVLADAIFDDDDSKGPNFGEEAEVHDEPEQPLKRLRSRGQEEQASASPNNCNLIAGGPPLKKPKVEEEAVRGTNSLQRSPDMRKSQHGSVSTQNHYSQSPQVRHSYKGKEPMLPHVASEEKRPSVERPSHAVQIRDPVVDRGKQKMPESYALIKPKDEPFTDDLPPTDLEAPLAMIQPPLAMIQPDSTVMSLSQGKPDDQESPASHSGAEENGCDSLRASSSEKRINSELAAVQDGSPANLEVASSSLGEVKISLSCDSMLGRPNFHMPSQDEFLKSMQEKCLRSYKILDPNFSVLQMLKDMCECFLELGTDSSHESQERLMNVTTTVDVLKKSAACCGLGNGSIDARSCTEVSVHQIARQLQSFTEGTHTSANGSVEIDRGHELRDPKSHSLVVVPQHQLTSEEIRSIHDCNDITKGEELVEISWLNEINNECPSSFNYIPENLIFQDAHVKFTLSQIIAEDCCSTCIGDCLSSTTVCVCAAETGDKFAYTSEGLLREDFLEDCISMTRDPHRQCLSYCKACPLDKLMKRINANTYCNHHHFG